TTAATCTGTTCGCTTTCCGTTTGGGACACATCGGTGCCGCGCCACATCACCAGCATCGAAAGCACCTTACGTTCCTCGTTGCTCATATGCCGGGTCTCGACCATCGGCGCGAGCAGCTGCACCGCCTCTTCGACGTTCTCCTGGGAGAGCGGCCGGGAAAGCCAGCTGTCGTCGCCGGTCAGGCGGCAAACCACCTTCTGCGCTGAGCGCCAGTTGCGGTTGATCAAAAACTGTGCGAACCCCATCAGCATCCACCAGCTTTCATTCCCAACAGGATCTTTTCCGGGGTGAGCGGCAATTCACGCACCCGCACGCCGGTGGCGTTGGCAACCGCATCCGCAATGGCGGGCGACGGCGTGTTGATGACCACCTCGCCGATCGATTTTGCGCCAAACGGCCCGGAAGGCTCGTAGCTCGGCGCAAATTCCACCCGGATCTCCGGCAGATCGAGCCGGGACGGGATCTTATACTGCATAAAGGAATTGTTCCTCATCCGGCCACGTGAGTCATACTGGACATCCTCATAAAGCGCCATGCCGATCCCCTGCGCGATACCACCCTGCGCTTGCACCGTGGCAAGATTCGGATTGATGACTGTGCCACAGTCGACCACGCCGACATAGTCGACCACTTTGGCCTGCCCGGTCTGCAGGTCGACTTCGACCTCGGCAAAACCCGCCATCAGCGGCGGCGGCGAAACCGGGCTTGCATGTGTCTCGGTGACCTGCAGCCAACGCCCCGCGCCTACACAAAGCGCCTGTGCAAGCGTGGAAAGTAAAATCGCCTTACCCGGGTCCATGGTTGAAAGCACCCGATCTCCGTCAAAGTTCGCCTGCGTCACCGGGATACCGAGCCGCCGCGCCCCCTCCTGCCGGATAAGATCGCAGAGTTTGGTTGCGGCCTTCACGACCGCCATGCCGGTCACGTAGGTGGTGCTGGAGGCGTAGGAACCTTTGTCGAACGGGCTGTGGTCGGTGTCCACGCCGTCCACCGTGATCCGTTCGATCGGACAGTGCAGCACCTCGGCGGCCATCTGCGCAAGGATGGTATCGCAACCGGTGCCCATATCGGTCGCGCCGATCATCAGGGTGTAGAAACCATCGTCATTGAGCCGCAGTGTCGCGGAACAGGTGTCGATCCCCGCGATACCGGAACCCTGCATGGTGATCGCCATGCCCACCGCGCGCACGGTATGGTCATCCAGCTGGCGGCAGGGGTATTTTTCATCCCAGCCGATCAGCTCGCGGCCGCGGCGAATACAGTCCTCCAGACGGCTCGAAGAGAGCGGCCCATCCTTGAAGGCGGGCATCGGATCACCGACGCTGGGAATGTTGCGCAGCCGCAGCTCGGTGGGATCGATGCCCAGATGCGCGGCCAGCTCGTTGGCGGCGGACTCAATGGCAAAGCAACCCTGCGTCGCGCCGTAGCCGCGAAACGCCCCGCCCGCCATCGTGTTGGTGTAAACGTTCTGGTGGGTGAAACGATAATGATCCTTTGCATGAGAATAAAGCGCAATCGTCTTGGTGCCGGAAAGACCGATTGTCGTGCAGGCGTGTTCCGCATAGGCGCCTGCGTTCGAAAGGGTGTGCAGGCTGATCGCCTTTACAACGCCGTCCCTGGTTGCGCCGAGCCGGACATGCAGGCGCATCTGGTGACGGCTGTTCGAAGCGGAGAAGGTCTCCTGACGGGTAAAAACGATCCGCGCGGGCTTCCCGGTCCGCAGCGTCACGATGGCCGGGAACAGCTCGCTCACCATCGCCTGTTTTGCGCCAAATCCCCCGCCGATTCGGGGTTTTACCACCCGCACAGCGGTTTTGGGCAGACCCAGCGCATGCGCGATGATCCGGCGGCAGTGAAATGGGATCTGGGTCGAGGAAACCACGTTCAGCCGGCCGTTGTGGTCAAGATAGGTATAAGTGCGGAAGGTTTCCATCATCGCCTGCGCGTTCGCCTTGGTATAATAGGTTCGGTCGATAACGACATCACACCCCGCGAGCGCTGCCTCCACATCGCCCGCGCTGTCCTCCCCGCTCGCCACCAGGTTGCGGGTGGGATCGCCACCGATATCAAAATTGTAATGCAGATCGCTTTCCGGATGCACCACAACCGGGCTGTCGAGCGCCTGCTCGAAATCGAGGAGCGGCTCGCGCACCTCATATTTGACCCGAATCATCTTCATCGCCTTGTCGACCGTGCGTTCGTCCCGCCCGGCCACGATCGCGACCGGGTCGCCGACATACCGCACGACCTCCTCCAGGATGTAGCGGTCGTAAGGGCTCGGCTCCGGATAGCTCTGGCCCGCAAAGGTGTAGCGGATCTTCGGAACATCTTTATAAGTCAGGATGCATTCGATGCCGTTTACCTTCAGCGCGGTGTCGCACTTGATCGATTTGATCCGCGCATGCGCGTGCGGGCTGCGCAGCACCTTGACCACCAGGCAGTTCTGTGGGGTCAGGTCTTCGGTGTAGACACCCTTGCCAGTGGTGAGGGCGGCCGCGTCGATCTTGGGGATGCGCTGTCCTACCGTGTTCATGGCCGCTCCCCCTTCAGGTATTTTTCGATCGCCGCCAGCTGGGAGGTATAGCCGGAGCATCGGCAGAGATTGCCTGCGAGATATTCCTGGATCTCCTCACGGGAGGGGCTTTGCAGTTCCCGCTTCATTGCAAGCACGCTCATGGTAAATCCCGGGCTGCAGAAGCCGCATTGTTCAGCCCCCTGCGCCGCCATGAACCGGCCGAATTCCGCGGCTTCCTCCGCCACGCCTTCAAGGGTCGTGACCTGTTTGCCGTCGGCGCGGGCTGTTGGATAGGAACAGGAAAGCACCGGCGCGCCATCCACCCAGACGGTGCACAGTCCGCAGTTCGCGGTGTCGCAGCCGCGCTTGACGCTCACAAAGCCGTATTTGCGCAGAAAATCAATCAGCATCATATCGTTCGGGATATGTTTGTCATAAAGCTTCCCGTTGACCGTTACCTTTACTTTCATCTGCCGCTCTCCCCCTCCATCAGCTTCTTCACCGCGCGCTGCACCAGCACCGGCGTGATCGCCCGGCGGTATTCCGCCGAGCCGCGCAGATTCGTCTCAAACCGCAATTCGTGGGCGGCGGCCTCACCGGCCGCCGCCCACGCGCCCGCTGCCGGGCGCGCGGCACGCTTTTCCCGGCCGCGCGCCAACCGAAACGCGCCAGTCATCCCCCAGACGGCTGACCGCAACCGCGAGCACCGGAAAATCGGTGGCGGAAAGGCGCAGAGACTCATAGGCGGCTTTACGGCCATCCTTTCGGATAGTCACATGGGTCAGGATATCGCGGGTATAGGGCATTTCGAGGAACTGCGCGAACGGGATTTCCCCGCCCGCGTGCAGCACGACCGACGCGTCGAGCGCGAGCAGCGCCGCGCACAGGTCGGAATAGCCCGCGCGCATGAATACGCTCGCGCCGACCGTGGCCATGTTGCGAAACTGCACGCCCACGATATGCCGGACGCTTTCCGGCAGGATACCGCCGAACGCCCCCCGCAGCGCCGGGCAGGTCTCCAACTGGCGCAGGGTCACCGATGCGCCCAGCCGGACGGCTTCCGGAGTTTCTTCGATCTGGTCAAGGCCAAGGCGGCCCAAATCGATGGCAGTCCAAATGCGTTTGTTGGTCATCCGCAGCCATCCGCAGCCGCCCAAAATGGTATTGGTCTTGTTCTTTTGCAGAAGCCCGAACGCATCGTCAAGGCTTTCGGCAAAGTGGTACGTCTTTGCTGTAAACATCTTCTCTTCCTACTTTCCAACGGCAAGGCATAAAATTCTATAATAATTATACCTGTAAGAAACCGGAAGTAAAGGGGAGAGACCGACAAAATTTGCGGGAAAGTGCTACCAATGGACAGTTTACATAATATTCACTTGTAAATCCTATGAAAAAGCATTAAAATGGACATAGGTTCTTTTTAAATTGCATCAGGAGGTAACTATATGAAACTCTCGTTTCTGGGTGCGACCCATGAAGTCACAGGCAGCTGCCATTATCTGCAGGCCTGCGGCAAAAAGATCCTGATCGACTGCGGCATGCAGCAGGGCCCCGATGAATATGAACATCAGGAACTGCCGGTCGCACCGGGGGAAATTGATTTTGTGCTGCTCACCCACGCGCATATCGACCATTCCGGCCGTCTGCCGCTGCTTGCGAAATACGGTTTCCGGGGGCCGGTGGTCACCACCTCCGCCACCGCCGACCTGTGCGGCATCATGCTGCGCGACTCCGCTCATATTCAGGAGTTTGAAGCCGAATGGAAAAACCGCAAAGGCAAACGCGCTGGCCGTGAACCGGTCGAACCGATGTACACCATGCAGGACGCGGAACAGATTATTTCCCAGCTTCAGGAGCATGAATACAACGAAATGGCCGAACTCTGCGAAGGCGTCCGGATACGCTTTATCGATGTGGGGCATCTGCTCGGCTCCGCTTCGATCGAAGTTTGGGTCACCGAAGACGGCATCACCAAAAAAATCGTCTTTTCGGGCGATATCGGCAACCTCAACCAGCCGTTGATCCGCGACCCGCAGTACATAGATGAAGCCGATTATGTCGTTATCGAATCGACCTACGGCACCCGCAACCACAATGTCCCTCCCGATTATACCGCGCTGCTTGCCAGTGTCATCCAGAAAACCCTCGACCGCGGCGGCAACGTCGTGATCCCCTCCTTCGCGGTCGGACGCACGCAGGAGCTGCTCTATTTCCTGCGGGAAATCCGCGCGCGCGACCTTGTGAAGGGCCACAAGAATTTCCCGGTTTACGTGGACAGTCCGCTCGCCATCGAGGCAACCAATATCTTTAACGAAAACCGTTACGGCTATTTCGATGAGGAAGCCATGGAGCTGGTTCAGCACGGGATCAATCCCATCACCTTCCATGGGCTCGAGCTCGCAGTCACCAGCGACGAATCCCGCGCCATCAACTTCGACAATCGCCCCAAGGTAATCATCTCCGCATCCGGCATGTGCGAGGCCGGACGCATCAAGCACCATCTGAAGCACAACCTCTGGCGGCCAGAATGCACCATTGTGTTCGTCGGTTACCAGGCGGCCGGCACCACCGGCCGCGCGCTGATTGAGGGCGCGAAATCGGTCAAGCTCTTCGGCGAAACGATCGATGTCGAAGCCGAAATCACCCAGCTCGAAGGCATCAGCGGCCACGCCGACCAAAACGGCCTGCTGCGCTGGCTCGACGCCTACCAGAAGAAACCCGAACACATCTTTGTCGTCCATGGCGAGGACGCCACCTGCACCGCGTTCGCAGAACTGGTCGCAGAGCGGTATGGCATCCCGGCAACCGCGCCCGACTATCAGGCGAGCTTCGACCTCGCCACCAACACGATGCTCGAACCCGGCATCAAGCGGGAACCGAAAAAGGTCACCGTCAAGCCGGTTTCTTCTGTCTTTACCCGCCTGGTCGCTGCCGGACAGCGCCTGATGCAGGTGATCGAACAGAACAAGGGCGGCGCGAACAAGGATCTTGCCAGATTTGCCGACCAGATCAACGCACTCTGCGAAAAATGGAAACGATGATACGCGAAAGCTGCGGCTCCCGGCCGCAGCTTTCCTCATTCCTCACTGCCCGGCCCGCGGCCTGAGCGGCGCGCCGACGTTCGTCAGCGCATCTCACGGGCGGAAGACCGGCAGCCTATCTCGCAATAAGAGCCGCCAAAGGCGGTTGTGCTCGAAACGCTCGCTGCGGCTCGCAATCCCCTTGTGTGCCCCCATCCGGCAAGGTGAGAACCACTCCTCCGGAAAACGCACATCCCACAGAAAGATAAACGCACACCGCCCGGACGCAGTCGCGTCCGGGCGGTGTTTCGTTTCAGGGGTTTGCAAGGCTCATGGCCAGACGCACAAGCCATTTCCACAGGTGCGGACAATTCTGGAGCAGAAACAGGCGTACCTGCTCCTGTGTCGCGCCGTCAAGCATAAGCACCTGTTCCCCGCGTGCGCTTACGCCAATCGCCGCGTTTCCCATCGCTGTCGCGCCGACCGCCAGCGTATGCGCAAACGCACTGCCTCCGATGGCGTAGATGCCGACTGCAAAGCCGCCGAAGGCAAGTGCTCCGATTGAAAAGCCACCGAAACTGATCCCACCGAGCGCGCACCCGCCAAAGGCAAAGAGCAGGCCCAAAGAGACGCCGCCGAAACTCAGAAGCCCCAGCGCCAGCCCGCCAAGGCTCAAAACGCCGACCGAGATGTTGCCGATCGCAATAATCCCTTTTGCAACAGCGTTTCCGTAACGGGAGATCTTGATATGCACAAGCGGCAGCCCAAACAGGGTTGTTTTGCTGCGGTATTCATAACCATCCCGCCGCTTGACGCACCTGCGCAGCTCGGCCAATTCCCTGGCAAGCGCCGCGTCGTCCGGCCGCGCGGCAGCGCGTTCAGTCTGTTCCGGCCGCGCGAGATAGTCAAGGCTCACGCCAAAAATATCCGCCAGCGCGATCAACTTTGCAAGCTCCGGCGTTGCGTTCCCAGCTTCCCATTTACTGACCGACTGACGGGTCACATGCAAAATCTCCGCCAGCTGTTCCTGTGAAAGGCCACGC
Above is a window of Anaerotruncus rubiinfantis DNA encoding:
- a CDS encoding FAD binding domain-containing protein gives rise to the protein MFTAKTYHFAESLDDAFGLLQKNKTNTILGGCGWLRMTNKRIWTAIDLGRLGLDQIEETPEAVRLGASVTLRQLETCPALRGAFGGILPESVRHIVGVQFRNMATVGASVFMRAGYSDLCAALLALDASVVLHAGGEIPFAQFLEMPYTRDILTHVTIRKDGRKAAYESLRLSATDFPVLAVAVSRLGDDWRVSVGARPGKACRAPGSGRVGGGR
- a CDS encoding MBL fold metallo-hydrolase RNA specificity domain-containing protein, whose translation is MKLSFLGATHEVTGSCHYLQACGKKILIDCGMQQGPDEYEHQELPVAPGEIDFVLLTHAHIDHSGRLPLLAKYGFRGPVVTTSATADLCGIMLRDSAHIQEFEAEWKNRKGKRAGREPVEPMYTMQDAEQIISQLQEHEYNEMAELCEGVRIRFIDVGHLLGSASIEVWVTEDGITKKIVFSGDIGNLNQPLIRDPQYIDEADYVVIESTYGTRNHNVPPDYTALLASVIQKTLDRGGNVVIPSFAVGRTQELLYFLREIRARDLVKGHKNFPVYVDSPLAIEATNIFNENRYGYFDEEAMELVQHGINPITFHGLELAVTSDESRAINFDNRPKVIISASGMCEAGRIKHHLKHNLWRPECTIVFVGYQAAGTTGRALIEGAKSVKLFGETIDVEAEITQLEGISGHADQNGLLRWLDAYQKKPEHIFVVHGEDATCTAFAELVAERYGIPATAPDYQASFDLATNTMLEPGIKREPKKVTVKPVSSVFTRLVAAGQRLMQVIEQNKGGANKDLARFADQINALCEKWKR
- a CDS encoding (2Fe-2S)-binding protein, which produces MKVKVTVNGKLYDKHIPNDMMLIDFLRKYGFVSVKRGCDTANCGLCTVWVDGAPVLSCSYPTARADGKQVTTLEGVAEEAAEFGRFMAAQGAEQCGFCSPGFTMSVLAMKRELQSPSREEIQEYLAGNLCRCSGYTSQLAAIEKYLKGERP
- a CDS encoding helix-turn-helix domain-containing protein, whose translation is MNFCDKLVQLRRERGLSQEQLAEILHVTRQSVSKWEAGNATPELAKLIALADIFGVSLDYLARPEQTERAAARPDDAALARELAELRRCVKRRDGYEYRSKTTLFGLPLVHIKISRYGNAVAKGIIAIGNISVGVLSLGGLALGLLSFGGVSLGLLFAFGGCALGGISFGGFSIGALAFGGFAVGIYAIGGSAFAHTLAVGATAMGNAAIGVSARGEQVLMLDGATQEQVRLFLLQNCPHLWKWLVRLAMSLANP
- a CDS encoding xanthine dehydrogenase family protein molybdopterin-binding subunit, whose amino-acid sequence is MNTVGQRIPKIDAAALTTGKGVYTEDLTPQNCLVVKVLRSPHAHARIKSIKCDTALKVNGIECILTYKDVPKIRYTFAGQSYPEPSPYDRYILEEVVRYVGDPVAIVAGRDERTVDKAMKMIRVKYEVREPLLDFEQALDSPVVVHPESDLHYNFDIGGDPTRNLVASGEDSAGDVEAALAGCDVVIDRTYYTKANAQAMMETFRTYTYLDHNGRLNVVSSTQIPFHCRRIIAHALGLPKTAVRVVKPRIGGGFGAKQAMVSELFPAIVTLRTGKPARIVFTRQETFSASNSRHQMRLHVRLGATRDGVVKAISLHTLSNAGAYAEHACTTIGLSGTKTIALYSHAKDHYRFTHQNVYTNTMAGGAFRGYGATQGCFAIESAANELAAHLGIDPTELRLRNIPSVGDPMPAFKDGPLSSSRLEDCIRRGRELIGWDEKYPCRQLDDHTVRAVGMAITMQGSGIAGIDTCSATLRLNDDGFYTLMIGATDMGTGCDTILAQMAAEVLHCPIERITVDGVDTDHSPFDKGSYASSTTYVTGMAVVKAATKLCDLIRQEGARRLGIPVTQANFDGDRVLSTMDPGKAILLSTLAQALCVGAGRWLQVTETHASPVSPPPLMAGFAEVEVDLQTGQAKVVDYVGVVDCGTVINPNLATVQAQGGIAQGIGMALYEDVQYDSRGRMRNNSFMQYKIPSRLDLPEIRVEFAPSYEPSGPFGAKSIGEVVINTPSPAIADAVANATGVRVRELPLTPEKILLGMKAGGC